The Psychrobium sp. MM17-31 DNA window GGCGATGCGCGACAATGCTAAGTCCTTAGGTGATAGCCTCGAAAAAGCTCAGCAAGAGATCAAATCTTTGCGTATGGAGCTAGCAAATAGTCAGCAAGATGCATTATACGACGCATTAACCGGCTTATTAAATCGACGAGCATTTGAACAAGAGCTCGACGGTTTGATTGAGCTACCAAATGCGCATGCTTGCTTAATCATTGCCGACATCGACCATTTTAAAGCGTTTAATGATGAGCACGGTCATACCATGGGAGATCAAGTGTTAAAAGCCGTTGGTAAGCGTTTAGCAATTTCTTGCTCTAATGGTGCATTAGCATTCCGCTATGGTGGTGAAGAATTTGCTGTCTTAATTCCTAATTCTACTATCGCTAAAGCTCATGATATGGCAGAGAAAATCAGATTGTCGATTGAACGTTTGATTATTAAGGATCGCAAAACTGGGGAAACTGTCGCCAATATCACTTGCTCATTTGGTGTGGCAGCAATTCTAAAAGACAGAGATGCAATTGACTCAATTAACCTCGCTGATGAGCGTTTATATAACGCAAAACAGCAAGGCCGTAATCAAGTCGTATCAACTGCTTAGTGAGTTAGTTTATTAAATCTATGAGTCATTAATGCGGCTGAAATTGTTAGGCCGCAGATAATGGCAATCCAGTAACCTTGCACACCCCAGCCACCAAATTCCGCCAACACATAGCCGATTGGAAAGCCAATTAACCAATAGGCTACCATGCAGATATACATCGGTATTTTAGTATCTTTCATACCACGTAGCGCGCCGCTGGCATTGACCTGTACAGCGTCTGATAGCTGGAAGATAGCCGCCAAGATAATAAGCTGACTGGCCACTGCGAATACCAATTCATCTGACGTAAATACCGCGATGAAATGCTGGTGAAATAATACCATGCAGGTGGCGGTGAACAGTGAGATAAATACGCCAAACCAAATACCCATGAATCCCGTCTGACGCGCCTGTTCCGGATCTTTACGGCCAATGTGATAGCCGACTCGTGCCGTCACGGCAATTGATAGACCAAGTGACAGTGTATAGGCTAGCGCTGAGATATTGATAGCAATTTGATGACCCGCGATATCAGGCACCGAGTAACGGCCGATCATTAAGCCAACTGCACCAAATAAGGCAACCTCAAGACCTAGACCAATCCCCATCGGTGTACCGATTTTCAGAATTTCAGTATAGTCTTCAAGACGTGGTTTTAACCAAGTATTAAACAGGTTGAAGCCGTGATAGCGGGCCGAGGTGAGAGTGTAGATAACTAGTGAAATTGCCATTATCGACCACACTACGAGCGTCGCCCAAGCGACTCCAATAGCGCCCATCGCAGGCACGCCCCAGCCACCGTTAATAAACCAATAGTTGCAGGCAACGTTAAACGGTAGCGCGATAATGGAGCAATACATGATGGCTTTAGTTGCGAACATTCCTTCGTTACAAAAGCGCAATGCAAAAAAGAAGTAAAGTGGAAATACGCCCCACGCTAAAACACTCAGGTAACCGCTCGCTAGCGGAATGATCTCCTCGGTTATGCCAATCGCCCACATTAAGGGTTCAAGAGACACTAAAATGATTGCACTAGGCAGTGCCAAAATGAGCGACATTATTACGCCCGTTTGGAAAGCGCGTTTTACACCGTGTTTGTTTTCCTCGCCATTGTATTGCGAGGTTATTGGACTTAATGCTAAGAAAATACCAATGATAAAAACGATAATTGGATTGAAAATACTTACACCGATCGCTACCGCTGCAAGTGCATCCGCACTGTATTGTCCAGCCATTATGGTATCGATAACACCAAACGACATTTGAGCGAGTTGCGCTAAAATGGCGGGAATGGCAAGTTTGATTAGTTGATTACTTTCGGCTTTGGCACTTGGAGTAAAAAACTGTGCGAGGTGTTTTTTCAATCGAGTATGCCCCTATAAATATTAGTATCTGTAAATTGCGATAAGCTGGCTATTATCACTTAAGTTTCTATTGGTGTCATTGTTTCAATTTAGCTATTTTTCCGCCATAAATCCGTCACAAAAGACACGTAGGATGTGCGCCTGAAATTTGAAATTACTTGTAACATTTGGTCTGAGCACTTCGACTTTAATCTATGGTAAGTTGTTTTTTACGTATTGATTATCTTGGTATTAGTAATTATTAAATTAAACACATTTATGAATAATGATGATAATCGCGCGAGTGTAAATTTATCAGTTTTCATTGAACTTGTAGAAACTATTAAGGTCGAAAATCTCACGGTAACCATGGAACAATAGCGTATGAAAAAATTCACTAAAAACTCCATTAAGCAAATCGTTAAATATGTAAAAATCTTCTTTGAAGGCACGTTGAAAGTTGAAAGTTTAGGTGTATTTCAATTTCAACAAGGTTTATTGAAAGCGCCTTGCAATGCAAATGAACAACAGCAATCTTTTGTAAGTCAAATTAATCAGCTTATCA harbors:
- a CDS encoding GGDEF domain-containing protein, giving the protein MKDNSNFDESVKTLKKTIPLMMKYSVPVNPTNYALWYTYASNEVPNLNRELESALKLYNTCPTFRAEQLYSKHVKNEAVDQARNLQQSIDKMMGKVGDSIGNTQNNAKSFEKEMSLCHEELAVLDAIETPMTPEAVSGFVSELLSKSMAMRDNAKSLGDSLEKAQQEIKSLRMELANSQQDALYDALTGLLNRRAFEQELDGLIELPNAHACLIIADIDHFKAFNDEHGHTMGDQVLKAVGKRLAISCSNGALAFRYGGEEFAVLIPNSTIAKAHDMAEKIRLSIERLIIKDRKTGETVANITCSFGVAAILKDRDAIDSINLADERLYNAKQQGRNQVVSTA
- a CDS encoding DUF1107 family protein, coding for MKKFTKNSIKQIVKYVKIFFEGTLKVESLGVFQFQQGLLKAPCNANEQQQSFVSQINQLIKSRQPVAQWE
- a CDS encoding MATE family efflux transporter, yielding MKKHLAQFFTPSAKAESNQLIKLAIPAILAQLAQMSFGVIDTIMAGQYSADALAAVAIGVSIFNPIIVFIIGIFLALSPITSQYNGEENKHGVKRAFQTGVIMSLILALPSAIILVSLEPLMWAIGITEEIIPLASGYLSVLAWGVFPLYFFFALRFCNEGMFATKAIMYCSIIALPFNVACNYWFINGGWGVPAMGAIGVAWATLVVWSIMAISLVIYTLTSARYHGFNLFNTWLKPRLEDYTEILKIGTPMGIGLGLEVALFGAVGLMIGRYSVPDIAGHQIAINISALAYTLSLGLSIAVTARVGYHIGRKDPEQARQTGFMGIWFGVFISLFTATCMVLFHQHFIAVFTSDELVFAVASQLIILAAIFQLSDAVQVNASGALRGMKDTKIPMYICMVAYWLIGFPIGYVLAEFGGWGVQGYWIAIICGLTISAALMTHRFNKLTH